The Plasmodium malariae genome assembly, contig: PmUG01_00_21, whole genome shotgun sequence genomic sequence TATGATAATTGGACTTTTTATACAAataggaaaatattaaaatgataatattatgaaaaagcaatggaaaataaaatttatgtgTATTATCTGTTAGTATACGCTTAACTTTAAtccattatattattcttttaatcatgtgaatattaaaaaaaataaatatttaatttacctacaaattttcaatataatataatttaatttaaatttccAAAATGGAATTAACACAATAATTAaccaaaataataaataatgaatttaaCTATTGATTTAAATGTAAAGATATGAAACATATAAACTCTTAAGGAGTGtaaagttatatttatttaataattatgtttttttattatattttaatgaccTAAAATGAataccataaaaaaatataaaaatatagtaaaaatatttgtactaAAATTATGTTACACAATACATTtctgaaaaaacaaatattaaaaaataaatatttttttttaagtaaatatatatatcattacaAGAAAATATACTGACCTCCTATTGTTAAATTCTAAAGAAAACTTATTTATCGCTAATTTAAAACTAATCATGCATTTTCTTaataacaagaaaaaataatcattttaaaCTAGAACGATATAAAGAACACAAAAAAACCttttatatcaaatatatattatcacaATTCAAATGATTTACATGAATTGTGatatagtatatttattttaacacaCAAAGATAACCATTTTTCATAGATAtcaatttaaaaacaaaaatatatatacaaaatcaaaatatttaattatgccaaaacaataaattaaaatgaaaattactaaatattaaaatgttcaaattcaaaaaaaacttcagaaaatatgtttattctattatatacctaaaatacaacatatatatgttcaatTCTACTACAGAAGCAATTAAATGTATGCTTAATAAGTGTATGAAGTAAGATATTACagacataattttatattaatgacttcattacataaataaacgTATTTActaatatgcatattatctttttctgtatttaattttttcatatttgttgacttttttatgataataaataattcctaTTATTACAGTAATACttaatataatgaaaggtacgaaatatattagaatacGGAAAAATTGTCCTAATATGCATGCATCACTAACACTATTTGCTGTATCACACATAATACATGTAGCTGTGCCCGCAGAATCAGATACACTGTGTTTTAAAAACCCTCctaaatttttcaaaactgataaaaatgatttcCATTCTCCTTCGCTTAAGGGTTTTAAAAATTCCTTGTTTAATCCTAATTCAGACAATAAAGTACTTTTGGGTTTTACAGAATTCAGTGATATTTctagtataaatattattaataaaaacaagaaGATTAACACAGGTAAAAAAATTCGCAATCcgaattttttaagtattattttgttgtaaATCTTATCACTGATTGCcttgttatttttaagaaaatccgtataatcaagttctttgaatatttttttttcggtatgagaatatttttttgtttcaaatgtacaagatttatttttcgtaGGTCTTTTATAACCTCCTGCACACTTTGAGGGACATTCATttgatcttttttttttccccaaATCATCCTTCTCATTATTAgttatatcatttatttcatGCATACCATTAATTGacatttcttcttttaaacaTAAAGTACTTGAATCATTATCCTTCTTGTATATTGCTAGTAAGCGATAAGTCCTTGCATGTAATATACTAcgattattctttttttcatccaAAGTTTTTTTAAGAGTActctaataaataaaataatgcaaatattagttatataatagaataaaGTATCTAATGGTAAATATAAAgaactaataaaaattaatcgaaaataatataactatcactaaataatatttttatactatataaatacaaaaatgacatatccaacataaaaggataaacgtagtaattttaataaaaagtgtagttttaatattttgttccaTGATATAGATCTTTAAAGCTGCAATATACTTATcaagaatataattatgacATAATATTCCTTTAATTATAGAGGATActgttataatttattttattttttaatttttttttcgtaaaaatatgttaaaatatacataactttaatttatttataaaagaatgaaagaaaaataaattaaatttttggttctaatattttttatagtgcaataaatttaattaatataatacaaaatgaattcattaataatttttcaaaatatataaattatttattttgtaatataattaaacattttacttttagttcttttcaatataaaataaaaaataaatatatgatttatttatattacgaaatattgattatatat encodes the following:
- the PmUG01_00042300 gene encoding fam-l protein, which produces MEQNIKTTLFIKITTFILLCWICHFCIYISTLKKTLDEKKNNRSILHARTYRLLAIYKKDNDSSTLCLKEEMSINGMHEINDITNNEKDDLGKKKRSNECPSKCAGGYKRPTKNKSCTFETKKYSHTEKKIFKELDYTDFLKNNKAISDKIYNKIILKKFGLRIFLPVLIFLFLLIIFILEISLNSVKPKSTLLSELGLNKEFLKPLSEGEWKSFLSVLKNLGGFLKHSVSDSAGTATCIMCDTANSVSDACILGQFFRILIYFVPFIILSITVIIGIIYYHKKVNKYEKIKYRKR